A single Anatilimnocola floriformis DNA region contains:
- a CDS encoding DUF1559 domain-containing protein has translation MHRKPFQRGFTLVELLVVIAIIGVLVALLLPAVQAAREAARRAQCTNHLKQIGLALHNYHDTLRSLPSGWIMKTGNEAEWGWPALALSFTEQQPLHDKLGVIRRRLWDVVRDTTDQKLLQTKLKMFRCPSDITPGLSPAGLSGLACHRHFQCDGCDINFELATNNYMGNSGFFDPSGVNEHNLEILRTGVLHANQAYNFRDITDGLSQTFLVGERDFRCRAGVWAGSRNPPGPDMWGSYHIRGRVSVKVNDPRQPPSFCSETSCTEGFGSLHPGGAMFLFCDGSVHFLQNNIQYDINGADPQSPAGTMDFNQMGAYQRLGMRNDGMTVAGY, from the coding sequence ATGCATCGGAAGCCGTTTCAGCGCGGGTTTACCCTCGTCGAATTGCTCGTGGTGATCGCCATCATCGGCGTGCTCGTGGCGTTGTTGCTCCCCGCCGTGCAAGCCGCCCGCGAAGCAGCGCGGCGAGCCCAGTGCACGAACCATCTCAAGCAGATCGGCCTGGCGCTGCACAACTATCACGATACGCTTCGTTCGCTGCCGTCCGGCTGGATCATGAAGACCGGCAACGAAGCCGAATGGGGTTGGCCGGCGCTGGCGTTGTCGTTTACCGAGCAACAACCGTTGCACGACAAGCTGGGAGTGATTCGCCGGCGACTGTGGGATGTGGTGCGCGACACGACCGATCAAAAGCTGCTGCAAACCAAGCTGAAAATGTTCCGCTGCCCGTCCGACATCACTCCCGGATTGTCGCCGGCAGGACTGAGCGGCCTGGCCTGCCATCGGCACTTTCAATGCGACGGCTGCGATATCAATTTCGAGTTGGCCACGAACAACTACATGGGAAACTCAGGCTTCTTCGATCCGAGCGGCGTGAACGAACACAACCTGGAGATTCTTCGCACCGGCGTGCTGCACGCGAACCAGGCTTACAACTTTCGCGATATCACGGATGGCTTGAGTCAGACATTTTTAGTCGGCGAGCGCGACTTTCGTTGCCGCGCTGGCGTGTGGGCCGGCTCGCGCAATCCGCCCGGGCCCGACATGTGGGGTTCGTATCACATTCGTGGCCGCGTGAGCGTGAAGGTGAACGATCCACGCCAGCCGCCGTCGTTCTGCAGCGAGACTTCATGCACCGAGGGCTTTGGGAGTTTGCATCCCGGCGGCGCGATGTTTCTCTTCTGCGACGGCAGTGTCCATTTTCTGCAGAACAACATTCAGTACGACATCAACGGCGCCGATCCGCAAAGCCCAGCAGGCACGATGGATTTCAACCAGATGGGCGCCTATCAACGTTTGGGAATGCGCAACGACGGCATGACGGTGGCTGGCTATTGA